The Mustela erminea isolate mMusErm1 chromosome 18, mMusErm1.Pri, whole genome shotgun sequence genome has a window encoding:
- the LOC116577787 gene encoding olfactory receptor 1D2 — MLQTVEEMDGVNNSGVSEFLLLGISDSPEQQWVLFWMFLSMYLVTVVGNVLIILAISFDPRLHTPMYFFLANLSFTDLFFVTNTIPKMLVSLQSQNKAISYVGCLTQLYFLVSLVALDNLILATMAYDRYVAICRPLHYTMVMSPGLCIMLLTLCWALSVFYGLTHTLLMTRVTFCGSRKIHYIFCEMYVLLRLACSNTEVNHIVLIATGCFIFLTPLGFMIMSYVRIVRAILQIPSATGKYKAFSTCASHLAVVSLFYGTLGMVYLQPLQTYSMKDSVATVMYAVVTPMTNPFIYSLRNKDMHGALRRLLLGKVFQRLT, encoded by the coding sequence ATGTTGCAGACAGTTGAGGAAATGGATGGAGTCAACAATAGTGGAGTCTCTGAGTTTCTGCTCCTGGGGATCTCAGACAGTCCTGAGCAGCAGTGGGTCCTGTTCTGGATGTTCCTGTCCATGTACCTGGTCACAGTGGTGGGAAATGTGCTCATCATCCTGGCCATCAGCTTTGATCCCCGCCtgcacacacccatgtacttcttcctggccAACCTCTCCTTCACTGACCTCTTCTTTGTCACCAATACAATCCCCAAGATGCTGGTGAGCCTCCAGTCTCAGAACAAAGCCATCTCCTATGTGGGGTGTCTGACACAGCTCTACTTCCTAGTCTCCTTGGTGGCCCTGGACAACCTTATCCTGGCCACAATGGCATATGACCGTTATGTGGCCATCTGCCGCCCCCTCCACTACACCATGGTCATGAGTCCTGGGCTCTGTATTATGCTCCTCACCTTGTGTTGGGCACTTTCTGTTTTCTATGGCCTCACCCACACCCTCCTCATGACCAGGGTAACATTCTGTGGTTCCCGGAAGATCCACTACATCTTCTGTGAGATGTATGTGCTGCTGAGGCTGGCATGTTCCAATACTGAAGTCAATCACATAGTGCTGATTGCCACAggctgctttattttcctcaccCCTTTAGGGTTCATGATCATGTCCTATGTCCGAATTGTCAGAGCCATCCTCCAAATACCCTCAGCCACTGGGAAGTACaaagccttctccacctgtgcTTCCCATTTGGCTGTGGTCTCCCTCTTCTATGGGACACTTGGCATGGTATATCTGCAGCCCCTCCAAACCTACTCCATGAAGGACTCAGTAGCCACAGTGATGTATGCTGTGGTGACCCCCATGACGAACCCTTtcatctacagcctgaggaacaaGGACATGCATGGGGCTCTGAGAAGACTCCTCCTAGGAAAAGTTTTCCAGAGGTTGACTTGA